A window of the Branchiibius hedensis genome harbors these coding sequences:
- a CDS encoding DUF402 domain-containing protein codes for MDDSARPGTPVHVNFTKWDGRQHWQSDGVLLGDDEYGVWVGFSADTEFYRPGRRVVAKRDHTLLFPRHEGWVGRLYDTGPEGLIRYYIDLATVPVWTTTGSGLEVSMIDLDLDVVERGGQAPYVDDEDEFLEHQKLFGYPDEVIAQARKDADGLLADVQAGRAPFRQDVVRRWVEALRDLS; via the coding sequence ATGGACGATTCCGCGCGCCCCGGGACCCCGGTGCACGTCAACTTCACCAAGTGGGACGGTCGCCAGCACTGGCAGTCCGACGGTGTGCTGCTGGGTGATGACGAGTACGGCGTGTGGGTCGGCTTCTCCGCGGACACCGAGTTCTACCGGCCGGGCCGCCGCGTGGTTGCCAAGCGCGACCACACCCTGCTGTTCCCCCGCCACGAGGGCTGGGTCGGGCGGCTCTACGACACCGGCCCGGAGGGTTTGATCCGGTACTACATCGACCTGGCGACCGTGCCGGTGTGGACGACAACCGGGTCCGGGCTCGAGGTGTCCATGATCGACCTCGATCTGGACGTGGTCGAGCGAGGCGGCCAAGCGCCGTACGTCGATGATGAGGACGAGTTCCTCGAGCACCAGAAGCTGTTCGGCTACCCGGACGAGGTCATCGCGCAGGCCCGCAAGGACGCGGACGGGTTGCTGGCCGACGTCCAGGCGGGGCGGGCACCGTTCCGGCAGGACGTCGTACGTCGATGGGTCGAGGCCCTGCGCGACCTCAGCTGA
- the ispG gene encoding flavodoxin-dependent (E)-4-hydroxy-3-methylbut-2-enyl-diphosphate synthase has translation MSVSLGMPSVKEAPQLIAPRRKSRKIRVGKVEVGGDAPVSVQSMTTTPTTDINATLQQIAELTAAGCDIVRVACPSQDDADALPMIAKKSQIPVIADIHFQPKYVFAAIDAGCAGVRVNPGNIRKFDDQVKEIARAAKDAGVSIRIGVNAGSLDKRLLEKYGKPTAEALVESAVWEASLFEEHDFHDFKISVKHNDPVVMVRAYEQLAQRGDWPLHLGVTEAGPAFQGTIKSAVAFGALLSRGIGDTIRVSLSAPPVEEIKVGNQILQSLNLKPRKLEIVSCPSCGRAQVDVYTLAEQVTKGLEGMEVPLRVAVMGCVVNGPGEAREADLGVASGNGKGQIFVKGEVIKTVPESQIVETLIEEAMRIAEEMEPVEGSAPAVTIS, from the coding sequence ATGAGTGTTTCGCTCGGCATGCCGTCGGTCAAAGAAGCCCCGCAGCTGATTGCGCCGCGGCGCAAGTCCCGCAAGATCCGGGTCGGCAAAGTCGAGGTCGGTGGCGATGCCCCGGTGTCGGTGCAGTCGATGACCACTACGCCGACGACCGACATCAACGCCACGCTGCAGCAGATCGCCGAACTCACCGCCGCCGGCTGCGACATCGTGCGGGTGGCCTGCCCGAGCCAGGACGACGCCGACGCGTTGCCGATGATCGCCAAGAAGAGCCAGATCCCGGTCATCGCGGACATCCACTTCCAGCCCAAGTACGTCTTCGCGGCCATTGACGCCGGGTGCGCGGGGGTGCGCGTGAACCCCGGCAACATCCGCAAGTTCGACGACCAGGTCAAGGAGATTGCGCGGGCCGCCAAGGACGCCGGCGTCTCGATCCGGATCGGCGTCAACGCGGGGTCCCTGGATAAGCGGTTGCTGGAGAAGTACGGCAAACCGACCGCGGAGGCCCTGGTGGAGTCCGCGGTCTGGGAGGCGAGCCTCTTCGAGGAGCACGATTTCCACGACTTCAAGATCTCGGTCAAGCACAACGACCCGGTCGTGATGGTCCGGGCCTACGAGCAACTCGCGCAGCGCGGTGACTGGCCGCTGCACCTGGGTGTGACCGAGGCCGGTCCGGCGTTCCAGGGCACCATCAAGTCCGCCGTGGCGTTCGGCGCGCTGCTGTCACGGGGGATCGGCGACACCATCCGGGTCTCCCTGTCCGCGCCGCCGGTCGAGGAGATCAAGGTCGGCAACCAGATCCTCCAAAGCCTGAACCTCAAGCCCCGCAAGCTGGAGATCGTCTCCTGCCCGTCCTGCGGTCGCGCCCAGGTCGACGTCTACACGCTGGCCGAGCAGGTCACCAAGGGCCTGGAGGGCATGGAGGTGCCGCTGCGGGTGGCCGTCATGGGCTGTGTCGTGAACGGTCCGGGTGAGGCCCGCGAGGCCGACCTGGGCGTCGCCTCCGGCAACGGCAAGGGCCAGATCTTCGTCAAGGGCGAGGTCATCAAGACCGTCCCCGAGTCGCAGATCGTGGAGACGCTGATCGAGGAAGCGATGCGGATCGCCGAGGAGATGGAGCCGGTGGAGGGTTCGGCGCCGGCGGTCACGATCAGCTGA
- a CDS encoding VOC family protein translates to MKLQPMVHVEELAPSLEFYQSLGASVLHADPDGDFALLHLADGTELSLLAHPPNPEQHEGEVELNFEATDDELAQFATSPYATGPVETTGFGRQLILRSPGGLLIKLNRFGD, encoded by the coding sequence ATGAAGCTGCAGCCGATGGTGCACGTCGAGGAACTGGCGCCCAGCCTGGAGTTCTACCAGTCGTTGGGCGCATCGGTGTTGCACGCCGATCCGGACGGTGACTTCGCGCTCCTACACCTAGCTGACGGCACGGAGTTGTCGTTGCTGGCCCACCCGCCGAACCCCGAGCAGCACGAGGGCGAGGTGGAGCTGAATTTCGAGGCAACGGACGACGAGCTCGCGCAGTTCGCGACGTCGCCCTATGCGACGGGGCCGGTCGAAACCACCGGGTTCGGGCGGCAACTGATCCTGCGCTCCCCCGGCGGCCTGCTGATCAAGCTGAACCGGTTCGGGGACTAG